One window of Camelina sativa cultivar DH55 chromosome 4, Cs, whole genome shotgun sequence genomic DNA carries:
- the LOC104780134 gene encoding probable calcium-binding protein CML30, with amino-acid sequence MESKSFLSGYKRSSSVPLFALFNLFLISFCRWVSSTRISLSRFVPLLQHYHQSSIDKNSNKDQQESLMIKEKDGDGGDLCKEDAEMVMTSLGLFPDKDSDDQLQERYSAKQVSSLFEEKEASLEEVKQAFDVFDENRDWFIDATELQRVLTILGFKEGFNLENCLVMIRSLDGNKDGRIDFNDFVKFMENSFY; translated from the coding sequence ATGGAGTCGAAGAGTTTCTTGTCAGGATACAAACGATCGTCTTCTGTTCCTTTGTTTGCTCTGTTCAACTTGTTCCTAATAAGTTTCTGCAGATGGGTTTCTTCTACTCGCATCTCTTTATCCAGATTTGTCCCTCTTCTTCAACATTATCATCAAAGTAGTATCGACAAAAACAGCAACAAAGATCAACAAGAGAGTTTGatgatcaaagaaaaagatggtgatggtggtgatCTATGTAAAGAAGATGCAGAGATGGTTATGACAAGTTTAGGACTTTTCCCTGACAAAGACAGCGATGATCAGCTTCAAGAACGGTACAGTGCCAAGCAAGTTTCGAGTTTGTTCGAAGAGAAAGAAGCGAGTTTAGAAGAAGTAAAGCAAGCTTTCGATGTATTTGATGAAAACAGAGATTGGTTTATCGATGCTACAGAGTTGCAAAGAGTTTTAACAATCTTAGGTTTCAAAGAAGGGTTTAACTTAGAGAACTGTTTGGTAATGATTAGGTCATTAGATGGAAACAAAGACGGAAGAATCgattttaatgactttgttaAATTCATGGAGAATAGCTTCTATTAA